Part of the Vibrio penaeicida genome is shown below.
ACACCCAAGAAAAGTTAGATTCCATCGTGCTGCCAAACTGGGAAGATTGGGAGCGAATTTGCCCCAAAGATGCCGATCCAAACTGGCGACCTCAAGCAGTCACTGGCTCCCGCATCAACGAATTACCTGAATTTCCATTTCCCGTTATTCCACAGCATGCGACTGAAGAACAAAAAGCCGCGCGTAAAAAGCAAATTGAGCAAGCTAAGAAGAACAACTGGCATGATTACAAACGTCTTCTTAATGTCCCTGTTCACGGAAACGTCGATTCAATAGAAGTGCGAAACAATACGCCATGGACAGTGAGGGGAACAGAAGAAGAGCGAAATGCCCGCGCACAGGAATGGGACTTTGGGGTAAGCGATGCCTGCCTTGCACGTGCGGATGACTGGGCGCTGTTTGACGCGAGCGTACGCCACATCAGCAAAAACCTCGTACGAATTGCCTTAATAGGCGGTCCAGCGGTCATTAGCGGTCTCATACTTTTGCTTGGAAAACTGGTTGAGTTAGTCATTACAGGGCAGGCAAAATTCGAAACCGTCGACCCAATTGTTCTAACGGTGCCCCCTGTAGCCGTCTGGTCTGCGGATGATTTACTGTTCTACCCTTACGATATTGATAGCGACACCGGTGCTCGTAAATACGACCCTCAATATCCTCGCCCTCCGTGGCACGAAGATTTCTTTAACGATGATGTCATCGCACACCTTCAGATTGCACCTGAAACCCCAGTTTTTGATTACTTTCAGCCCCTCAAAGAGCCAATGAGTAACTTTCCGTTTACGGATGCAATGTTCAACAAAATCGAAGGGTTTAAAGACGACAACCTTGCCGATGCCATGAGTGAAGGGCGAGTGTTTGTGACCGACTTTGGGGATTTTCATGACGAAGTCATGGCGCAATTCCAACCCGATAGAACAGCAGACGACATCCCACAAACGGGGGGAAGACTGTATCCCGCCATCGCAATGTTTGCGGTTCCGAAAGGAAGCGATAAACTGAAAACCATCGCAATACAACCCACTCAGCGCCCACCTTTGAACGACTGGGAATGGTGGTGGTGGTACAACTTTGGATTTGGTAACGTTCCTCATCCACCATCAAAAATCATTACACCAGCTGATGATAAGTGGACTTGGAGAATGGCGAAGAATACCTTTACCACCATGTATTCCATGTCCAATGTGATTGATCACTTATCTACTCACGTATTTCTCTGGCCGGTATCCACCAGTTTTTATCGAACCATACCGGAAAGCCACCCACTTTCAGCCTTGGTACTGCCACATTTAACATCGCTTTCTTTTAACAATTACCTTGGCGTATTTTTTGACCCTTCCACCAAAACGTCCAACCCTGATGGAACAGCGGTATATGGTGATGGCTACGGCGGAACATTAACGGGTGTGGTGAAAACCATTTCAGGCATCAGCAACAAATCGTTTGTTCACGGCACCATAAGACGCTCTAAACACTATCACTTTACCCAACATGGACAGCCATTTGATCGCAGAGAAAATGGAGAGTTTGATGTTATTGGGGATTACCCACAACACGATGATGACATTGGGCAGTGGCAAGCCATACGTGATTGGGTAGAAGGGTATATCCATCTCTACTACAACAGCGATAGCGATGTTGCTAACGATACTGAAGTACAGGACTTTTTCGAAGATGCGTATGGTGCAGGCGTGAATGGATTCCCAGCTTCCGCCTCTACTCGACAAGAGCTGATCGATACCATTAGCCACCTTATTTACTGGATGTCAATTAACCATGGGTTAGGGAATTTATCTGGATTCCAGCCAATAGGCGCACTTGGGTACTATTCACATCTCGCGTTGGACCCTGCAGGTCGAAGAACAAAAACCGACTGGTTACACGCTTGCCCTAGATTAAACGTCGGGATGGGACTCTTTGAATTTGCTAGAAACTTTCTCGATGTACCGGTTCCTTGGCACCGAAGTTTTGGTAAATACCCGCAAGGTAACTTTATGCATGATCCTCGTGTTTACACACATTTACACCAGTTCCAAAGTGAATGTAAAAACATCGATGACACGCTAAGAGCGAAAAACCGAAACAGACGTTGGGCATATGAGTTAAAACTCCCCTCCACGTTAACAGTAAGCCCATGGAATTAATTGGAGAATCAATATGTTTAAAAACAACGTGAATCGCCGACAAATGATGAAACTTGTAGGCAAAACATCTGTGGCGGGTTATGCCTTAACCTCTATAAGCCTCAATGCTTCTACCAATCTTATATCAGTAAAAGGTGAAAACGAGGCAAGTTCTCCAGAAGCGTTTATTCAATCGATTCTCAGAAAGAAACTTGGGAAGCTTGATGAAGTGACTGAAGAAGAAATCACGTTTTTCGCGAAGCAATATGTGGCGTTCCATGGTGAAGATTTCAATTACAAGAAACAGTTGGAATCCCCTATTGATGAGCTCATGCTAATGAAGGAGTTTGTACAAAGTGTTAAGTATCGACCAATCGCGTAAATAGCACTTACTCTCTAAGCTTTGCCAATCGCCCTCGGTGTTTGTCTACACTGAGGGCGATTGGTTTGCTCATATAAAACATATGGCTCGACTCTCGTAAGCCAAAGAAATGAAGCAGGGATGAACTGTTAGCTCTCTGTATTTGGCCCTCTGTATTTAACTCTCAGTATTTAGCTCTCTCCAGATATGCCGTAATAGAGCACCTAGCTTCCCAGCACTGACAGGCTTGGTAAGAAAATGAGCACCAATAGATTCTGCATTCACTCGAACTTCTGGGCTAGAATCTCCAGAAATCACCACACTGGAAAATTCAGGTCGACTGGATTTACGTTTCAATTCCGCCACCACATCCAAAGTAGAGTACCCATCGTCTAAGTGAAAATCGGATATCAGGATAAAAGGATCGGTATTCGAGAACTCAAAGCGTTCAACATCTGAATAGTATTTAAATTCATGAACTTTGCACCCCCAACGCTCCAGTAGTTGCCTAGTGGTATCTAATACTTGAGGGTCGTTCTCCACAAGCAAAACAGGTAAACCGTCCATTTTTCTGGTTGGATAACTTTCCTGGTCGGGTTGAATTTTTGGGGCATCGCGTTTGCCTCTTGGTAATGCGACAGAAAAACCCGTTCCGCGCTCAGACGAATAGACCTTTATGTCCCCTTCCATCAGTTTTACGAGCTGCATCGTGATAGCAAGCCCTAAACCAAGACCCGACTTGCCCTCTGTCTGCGTTTTTTTGCCTTGGTAAAACTCTTTGAATATTTTTTGTTGCTCATGCAGTGGAATACCCGATCCGTTATCCCAAACTTGTATCTGAATCTGCTCGGTTCTATTTCTTACTCCTAACAGGATTTTCCCCTGTTCAGAATAGCGCACAGCATTGGACAATAAGTTGCGCACGATTCGCTCCACCATCGCGAGATCCGCAAATGCATGTGAGGAAGTGGGCACATAATGGAGCATCGATTCTGGTTTATTCAAACCATGCCGATACTCTTGAGCAAGGCGAGCGAGCATTCCATCCAACGCAAAGTGTTCTAACCTTGGTGTGATCGCTCCGGCTTCTAGCCGTGAGAAGTCAAGAATATCTGTAAAGAGCTGATTCATGCTTTGATGCGCAAAGTACAGGTCTTCCAGCCGCTCGTAATACTGAGCATGTCGAGCGTCTTCTAAAAGTGGTTCCAATAACAGCCCCATCGCGTGTAATGGTTGCCGGAGATCGTGGCTAGCAGACGCTAAGAATTGAGATTTGGCTCGGTCGGCGGATTCGGCTTTCTCCATGGCACATATCATCGCATTTTCCGCCGCTTTTCGGTTGGTGATGTCCGTATGCACCCCAACCGTCCCACCTTGCTCTGTTCGTCGCTCAATGATGGAAACCCAAGTTTCGCTGCTTAACTCCAAATCCAAATTTTGGATTTGGTTATCTCTCAGTGCCAACCTTTTTTCTAGGTAATTTTCCGGTTGAATGACCTTATTGTGACGAGCTAACCACAGCAACAAATCGGAAAAGTCTCGCCCCTCCATATCCCATGTTTCGGGGAATCCGTACAACTCCCGATATCGAGCATTACATAAGATGAGTTTGTCTTTTTCATCATATAAAACAAAACCTTCTGTAATACTCTCTATCGCATCCAGTAACTGATTCTGAGCCTGACTGGCAGCATTTCTTGCTTGTTTTAATTGGTGCTCTCTGTCTTGGATTGTATCGACAAAAAACTTCAACGTGCCCGCCATGTCTGTGATTTCGTCATTGCCTTTCAACGGTATGCGGACAAGCGTTCCTTTCGCGTGCGCTTCCATACTGGTTTTCAGGGTTTGTATGCGGCTGATAACCGAGCGGTCGATATAAAGGAAAATACCGACACCGGCAACAACGCATATAATGGCGGCAAGGACTAACTGAATGGTTCTCTGTTTTGTCTCTTCAACAATATCTTGGTTTTGACGCATGACCTTTTGTTCGATTTGGTCAATGATCACCGTAGTAACAGACAAAAATCGGCTAACGCTTTGCCTATGTTGGGAAAACACACCATCCAACTCAGACTGAACTTGGAATTTTCTTTTATTCAGAGCAAACAGACCGTTGTCTCCCTCTGCAAGTTCAACAATTTTGGCTAACGCTTGTTGGTGCTTTGACCTATTTTCCTTGTCAAAAAGCGAAATGTTAGACGCCAACTGCTGCTCTAACGTATCAAATTCATTCTGATATCGGCGCAGCAAAACAGGATGTTCAACTCCGTTGAGTTGATTGAGTAAACTGGACATATTGGCGAACATCAGATACCAGTTTGAGTGATAGGTTTGCTTGGTTCCTCCTTCAATCGTATTGTGCGCTTTTGTAAAATCAGACTGCAATTGGTTAATCTTGGCAAGCGTACGTCGCCGGCTGTCATCCCACCTAATTCGCTTTGATACCAAGTGGTTAAGTTCATGAAAACTGTCCGATAAATCAGAACGATAACCGTTCAAACGCTCTGCTTGTTCAGTATTCACAGCATTGGTGGAGAGCTGCTCGATGGCATTCCCCAACAGTGAATCTTGATCCCGAACTTGAAACATTACAGACTCGTTTGCCTGCAATGAACGAGCGGTCATCATGGAAGGAGCAAAAGACATCAGTGACGCGTTAAATTGCCTTAAGTCAGATGCCGCTATGATCGCTTTGACACCATCAACAGCAACATCATTAAAACGCTTTTGGAATCCATTGTAAGCATTGATGGCCATGGCACTCACCAGCACCGCCAGTAATACCAAAACCCCAAGAGAAAGGAACATGCGTACCGAAATTCCGTAACGAGAGCGAACAAGCTTCATATTAATTACCGAAAAGGCGCTGGTTGATGTAAGCCACCGTTAGTCCAAAGTTCGTTCACCCCTCGATTTATTCCCTCAATAGATGCCTCACTTAGGTTCTGGCTATACAACTCTTCATAATTACCGACATCTCTAATAATTCTGAACGCCCATTTGGCATCCAAACCTAGGCTGCCTAGCCACGCTTCGGGGGTATTCAGTAGTCGCTTCGCCTCTGGGCTGAGCTTGGTATCCGCGTTGGTAACATTTTGACTACTCAACCCTAAGTACTCAGCAAGAAGAGGGACTTGGCTGCTCCAACGCACCACATCGAACCAGTTAGGATCATCATCTCTGACATAGGGTCCTAGCGGCTCACGAGAAATCACATCACTCAGTAAATGATAGCCATTAGGGTCATCCAGCAACCCTGTTAAACCACCGAGCAAATCGGTGACTTCCGAGGTCATTAACTGACAACGGCTCCGTAAGAATGCATGCCATCGCCCGGCTTGACTCTCGGTTTCAAGTATTTCGAAGGGTAAGTTGTTCTGCTGGATATAATCTTTAATGTTTTCAAGTGATGTGGTTCCTTTGGTTACACACACGGTCGCTTTATCCAATTCTGCAGCCCGATCG
Proteins encoded:
- a CDS encoding lipoxygenase family protein gives rise to the protein MSDIENNKAFLDSPEFHQLQQQIATYERLRQSGLPEQDAMQRSLQYDTQEKLDSIVLPNWEDWERICPKDADPNWRPQAVTGSRINELPEFPFPVIPQHATEEQKAARKKQIEQAKKNNWHDYKRLLNVPVHGNVDSIEVRNNTPWTVRGTEEERNARAQEWDFGVSDACLARADDWALFDASVRHISKNLVRIALIGGPAVISGLILLLGKLVELVITGQAKFETVDPIVLTVPPVAVWSADDLLFYPYDIDSDTGARKYDPQYPRPPWHEDFFNDDVIAHLQIAPETPVFDYFQPLKEPMSNFPFTDAMFNKIEGFKDDNLADAMSEGRVFVTDFGDFHDEVMAQFQPDRTADDIPQTGGRLYPAIAMFAVPKGSDKLKTIAIQPTQRPPLNDWEWWWWYNFGFGNVPHPPSKIITPADDKWTWRMAKNTFTTMYSMSNVIDHLSTHVFLWPVSTSFYRTIPESHPLSALVLPHLTSLSFNNYLGVFFDPSTKTSNPDGTAVYGDGYGGTLTGVVKTISGISNKSFVHGTIRRSKHYHFTQHGQPFDRRENGEFDVIGDYPQHDDDIGQWQAIRDWVEGYIHLYYNSDSDVANDTEVQDFFEDAYGAGVNGFPASASTRQELIDTISHLIYWMSINHGLGNLSGFQPIGALGYYSHLALDPAGRRTKTDWLHACPRLNVGMGLFEFARNFLDVPVPWHRSFGKYPQGNFMHDPRVYTHLHQFQSECKNIDDTLRAKNRNRRWAYELKLPSTLTVSPWN
- a CDS encoding ATP-binding protein; this encodes MKLVRSRYGISVRMFLSLGVLVLLAVLVSAMAINAYNGFQKRFNDVAVDGVKAIIAASDLRQFNASLMSFAPSMMTARSLQANESVMFQVRDQDSLLGNAIEQLSTNAVNTEQAERLNGYRSDLSDSFHELNHLVSKRIRWDDSRRRTLAKINQLQSDFTKAHNTIEGGTKQTYHSNWYLMFANMSSLLNQLNGVEHPVLLRRYQNEFDTLEQQLASNISLFDKENRSKHQQALAKIVELAEGDNGLFALNKRKFQVQSELDGVFSQHRQSVSRFLSVTTVIIDQIEQKVMRQNQDIVEETKQRTIQLVLAAIICVVAGVGIFLYIDRSVISRIQTLKTSMEAHAKGTLVRIPLKGNDEITDMAGTLKFFVDTIQDREHQLKQARNAASQAQNQLLDAIESITEGFVLYDEKDKLILCNARYRELYGFPETWDMEGRDFSDLLLWLARHNKVIQPENYLEKRLALRDNQIQNLDLELSSETWVSIIERRTEQGGTVGVHTDITNRKAAENAMICAMEKAESADRAKSQFLASASHDLRQPLHAMGLLLEPLLEDARHAQYYERLEDLYFAHQSMNQLFTDILDFSRLEAGAITPRLEHFALDGMLARLAQEYRHGLNKPESMLHYVPTSSHAFADLAMVERIVRNLLSNAVRYSEQGKILLGVRNRTEQIQIQVWDNGSGIPLHEQQKIFKEFYQGKKTQTEGKSGLGLGLAITMQLVKLMEGDIKVYSSERGTGFSVALPRGKRDAPKIQPDQESYPTRKMDGLPVLLVENDPQVLDTTRQLLERWGCKVHEFKYYSDVERFEFSNTDPFILISDFHLDDGYSTLDVVAELKRKSSRPEFSSVVISGDSSPEVRVNAESIGAHFLTKPVSAGKLGALLRHIWRELNTES
- a CDS encoding amino acid ABC transporter substrate-binding protein yields the protein MKKIVLGILIVVLFQAERVWGGETLQAVQERGYLRCGVGIDDFGFATRSRDGKWKGFDVDFCRTIAAAVLKDVEAVQYIPLDSQGRFKALANKEVDVIIRTATWTFQRDVSLGLSFTGVTLYDEQRLLINKYVNGKKTVAIDRAAELDKATVCVTKGTTSLENIKDYIQQNNLPFEILETESQAGRWHAFLRSRCQLMTSEVTDLLGGLTGLLDDPNGYHLLSDVISREPLGPYVRDDDPNWFDVVRWSSQVPLLAEYLGLSSQNVTNADTKLSPEAKRLLNTPEAWLGSLGLDAKWAFRIIRDVGNYEELYSQNLSEASIEGINRGVNELWTNGGLHQPAPFR